The DNA sequence TGGAAGTAAGCTGATGACTCATCCACTTGCCCACCAACTCGCATAGGACTCGTCCTTAACCCTACGACATTTCCTGACATCGTGATTTGCACACCTAGTACCCATAATGGCAAATCATTATATGATACTTCCCAATTTCCGTAAATCTGTGCCACGACATTCTGCTTAGCCAACCAAACCCTCCTATACGTCGGTCTAAAATCGAAATGTGTCTCTGTCGCATTATGCAATACCTTGATCGACACGGCGGCATCAGCTCTAATCATAGGCAGTATGAAGGCCAATATCACATGATAATCAAGCATCCTATGATCACTAGATATCAATGTGGCTAGAAGAGTATGAGGTCCATTGTACTGTTTTACCTCCCAAATACCTCTGCACTGGCGGAGATTGATACGAATCAACTATATCCACCTGTTGTCGAACTCCTTACACTTCTCATATTGCTTGCGATGATCGGATTCCAACACTTTGTACTCAATCCCACAGCGGATGCTATAAGTCTTCACGCTTAACATGACCTCCTCTTTATCCTGAAATTGTTAACCCACCTAGAACTCAGCTAGAGCTCCTGTATTTAGTGTATCTCTGGCTCCAAAACTAATAGGTACTCTCGGAACCCCCTGCTATGACATGGTATACAAGTCCAAAGCTAAAGAGTGTGAAGGATATTGCTGCGTTCCTGAACTAGATGGTCTACCACCCACAGTTGGAGTAGTCCTCGCTGTGTCATCATCGCTATCATCAGCAATCGTGGCGGGCTccaaatcatcatcatcatcatcacgaAGTACATCCTCGACACCATCAGGTACTCCACCCTATCTCGAAACCGGGACCATAACAGGAGTATCACCTATTTTTCCGTCACGATTGCGGTTCAGATCAGCTGCAAAAGACGAAAATGCAACCAAAACTACCTCATGTGCAATCACCGTATAGATGACGAGGCACCAAGAGGCATTGAACTAGAGCAAGCTAGAATTGCTGAGGATTGAGGATTCCGGTTCGAAGCTCATGAACTATAGACCACATCTACAAGCTTGGCCAATAGCTCAGGGGTCCTCACATTGAGAAATTGACGATGACAATAGAACAGAACTTGCAAATCTTTGTCATTGCCTATGACGAATAAATCATACTTCACATAATTTCGTAACACAGAAATCGGGATCCTATAGAATAACTTCTCCATCCGTTTCACATCATGCAGCCCCAATTTTTGGAATATTGTATTCTGAAACTCAGTGAAACTCGTCGAAGGTTTGAGAAAAACACTCAACGGATCCTTATCAGTAAATTTAATTTCagatcttattttttttcttaatcgaACCTCTATAGTGTACCAGAACTAAAAAACTCTCATCAATAGCCATAATGAGTCCCACTATGATGAGAAATTCACGTTCAtaacatatttatatatgttggggTTATACTAAATCGAGTTAATTCAACTcgattttgtatatatataggTCACTTAATAGCAAATCGAACCTATGTGATTCGATTTACCACTAGCCACTACTGGGTATAAATCGACTTTATCTCGTTCGATCAACTAATGATTTGTAAATCGAAATGACTTAATTTGATTTACTAATACTcaatgtaattcgaatcatatgGATTCGATTTACTTCAACTTAGGCTAATTCGAAGGTATTAAATTCGATTGATATCTAACTACGGTGCACCAACTAATTCGAATCATGTTGATTCGATTTAGTACTATGAAGTctaattcaaattcaataaattcgATATACATAAGAATATGCATGGAGACATCCAcgtaatgttttttattttgggagATTCATGTAAAATTGGACTGTAATTGATTATTGAATGTAATTTACCCAAGATAGAGTTATAATAATGACGAGGATAAAAAAAAAGGTGGTAATTTGTCctaattctaaattataaaactttaaaattctaaattatacttcaatgtaaatttttttaaaaatatcta is a window from the Arachis stenosperma cultivar V10309 chromosome 3, arast.V10309.gnm1.PFL2, whole genome shotgun sequence genome containing:
- the LOC130965793 gene encoding uncharacterized protein LOC130965793 produces the protein MEKLFYRIPISVLRNYVKYDLFVIGNDKDLQVLFYCHRQFLNVRTPELLAKLVDVGGVPDGVEDVLRDDDDDDLEPATIADDSDDDTARTTPTDKEEVMLSVKTYSIRCGIEYKVLESDHRKQYEKCKEFDNRADAAVSIKVLHNATETHFDFRPTYRRVWLAKQNVVAQIYGNWEVSYNDLPLWVLGVQITMSGNVVGLRTSPMRVGGQVDESSAYFHRLFWTFSRCIKAFRHCKPLVSVEGTHLYGKYTSTLLVVIAQDGNSNIIPIAFALVEGESAELWSFFQSHLRKHVMSQLSNQLILGRHNGIKAALEALDGRWLSPNVY